CGTCACGGTTGGCGTCCAGGGTGATGTTGCCGCCCACGCCGGGGAAGTCGCGGGTGGCCGCGATCGCGTCGCGCAGGGCGGGGCCCGACAGATTCGGCGCGCGCTTCATCGCGTCGATGGCCAGCCGCGCGGCGTCATAGGCGAGCGCCCCCACGCTGTCGGGCACCTGGCCGTAGGCGGCCTTGTAGCGGGCGATGAACGCCTGGAGCTGCGGATCCGGGTTCTCCTCCGAGTAGTGGTTGGAGTAGTAGCTGCCCTCGATCGCCTCGCCCCCCAGCTCGAAGAGGCGGGCGGAGTCCCAGCCATCTCCGCCGAGCAGGGGCAGGGTCAGCCCCAGCTCCCGCGCCTGACGGGCGATGATGCCCATGTCGGTGTAGTACCCGGGCACGAAGAGCCCCTCGGGCCGGGTCTTCTTGAGCGTGGTGAGCTGGGCGCGGAAGTCCGTATCTCCCTTGGAGTAGCTCTCGGTGGCCACCACGCTGCCGCCCAGCTCGGTGAACTTCCGGCGGAACTCGTCCGACAGGCCCACCGAGTACGCGCTCTTGTTGTCCTGGAGCACCGCCACGCGATTGAGGTGCAGATGGTCATGGGCGAACCGGGCCATCACCTCGCCCTGGAACGGATCGATGAAGCAGACGCGGAAGATGTAGTCGCCCTTCTTCGTGACGGCGGGGTTGGTGGAGGTGGGGGTGATCATCGGCACCCCGGCCGCCTGCGCCTTGTCCGCCATGGCCATCGAGTTGGACGAGGCGGCCTCGCCGAGGATCACCACCACGTGGTCCTGGCTGATGAGGCGCGCGGCCGCCTGGGCCGCCTCCTCGGGCTTGCCCTGGCTGTCATAGACACGCAGCGCCAACGGGCGGCCCTTCACCCCGCCCGCGGCATTGGCGTCCTGGAGGGCCATGGAAATGCCCTGGCGCGCGGAGAGGCCGAAGGTGGCCTCGCTGCCGGTGAGGCTGCCCACCTGTCCCACGAGGATGGGCGTGGAGTCCGAGGGGGTTGGCTTCGAGGCCTCGGCGGGTGTGGCGGCGGGAGGCGCGGCGGGCGGTGCCTTCTTCTCACAGGCGGCCACGAGCACGGCGAGCGCGGTGAGCAGCAATGACGGGGTGCGGCGCATGGGACGAACACTCCAGGCAAAGGGGGGGCTGGGGCGGACTTCTAACCCGGGCGCTCCGGCGAAGACCTCGTGACACGGGGAGTGTGGTTGTGTCGTATATTGAAGGTGTCTGGCGGTGAAAGTGTGGCAACAGGCAACTCGTGGAGTCGTTGGGCGACAATTCAGGTGTCCGCCTGTCAATGTAGGCCCGCCTGGAAGGACCGCTCCGATGATGCTGCGCTCGACGACCGCTCCCCTTCGTTCCTCTCCTGTCTTCCCGGCCGCCGCGTCCGAGAGCCTCCGGCCCGCTCCGCCCGCGGTTTCGGCGCGTCCCCTCCACGCGACCCTCGACAGCTTCCAGCCCACGGCGCGCCGGGGTCTGCCTTCTCTTGGAACGGACACCACCGGCTCCACGCCCTCGCCCACGACGCCCTCGCCGTATGACGGGCTCAAGGACAAGGCGCTCATCCAGGCGCTGCATGACGCCTCGGCCCAGCACAAGGACCTTGGCTACAACCAGGCGCGGAAGATCATCTTCACCACGCTGGACAACCATGATGGCCAGGTGACGTGCGTGTACACGGGCCGCGAGGTGACCACGGACAAGATTCCCAGCGCCAACGACATGAACACCGAGCACACGTGGCCGCAGTCGAAGGGCGCCACGGGCCCGGCCAAGAGTGACCTGCACCACCTCTTCCCCACGGACAGCAAGGCCAACTCCATCCGGAGCAGCTACCCGTTCGGCGAGGTGAAGGAGGTGAAGTGGAGCCAGAACGGCGCGAAGTTCGGCAAGGACGCGAAGGGCAACACCGTCTTCGAGCCGCCCGACGCGCACAAGGGCAACGTGGCGCGAGCCCTCTTCTACTTCTCCACCGTCTACGGCAAGCCGATTCCCGCCGGAGACGAGGCGGTGCTCAAGCAGTGGAACCACCTGGACCGGGTGGACGCCGCGGAGCTGGCGCGCAACACCGCCATCGAGAGCTACCAGGGCAACCGCAATCCCTTCGTGGATGACGCCCTGCTGGCCGACCGCATCGCCGACTTCTAGGCCCGCGTGGGAGGGCTCGCCTCCCTGGCCGCCGCCGTGCTCGGCCGGCCTGTTCTTCCGGGCTCCTGCTCCCTACCTCAAGGGAGCATGATGCCACCGGTCCAGACCGACCTGATGCGGGAGAAGCACTCCACCGAGCACGGCGAGGGGCGGGGAAGACTGTCTCCCCAGCGCGAGGCCCTGCTCCAGGCGCGCATCAAGGATCTCTCGCTGCGCCTCGCCGGCACGCCGCTCGAGCGCCACATCGCCCAGCTCCACGCGGAGCTGGAGGCGAGGGGCATCTCCTTCAAACCCCAGTGCTACCTGTCCGACGAGTGGGGTTGCCCCTCGGGCGTGCCGGTCATCGGCCTGCCGTTCTACCTGGCCGACCCGAACCTGCTCTCCATCGAGGCGGACCTCGGGGGCGGGGCGGAGAGCGAGGCGGAGATCCTCATGTATCTGCGCCACGAGGCGGGCCACGCCTTCAACTACGCCTACCGGCTCTACGAGTCGGAGGAGTGGCTGCGCGTGTTCGGCGACTATTCGCGGCCCTACCGCGACGACTACAAACCCCAGCCGTTCTCGCGCCGCTACGTCACGCACATCTCCGGCTGGTACGCCCAGAAGCACCCGGACGAGGACTTCGCCGAGACCTTCGCCGTCTGGCTCACGCCCGGCAGTGATTGGGCGCGGCGCTACCAGGGGTGGGGCGCGCTGCGAAAGCTCCAGTACGTGGACGAGACCGTCAAGCGCCTGGGCCGCACCGAGCCGCTCGTGCGCTTGAACACGCCAGATTTCACCACCGAGGAGATGGAAGGCACGGTGCTCGACCACTACCGCCAGCGCGAGCTGGACGAGAAGGTGGACGTGGAGCTGCGCAATGCCTTCGACCAGTCGCTGGAGGACATCTTCGAGGGCCCGGGCGAGGCGCCGGTCCGGGCGGAGACGCTCGTGCGCGCCGAGCGCCAGCGCTTGATGGCCCTGGTGAGCCAGTACTCGGGGGTGGGCCGGGGCGTGGTGCGCGCGCTGGTGGACCACCTGCTCGAGCGCACCTCCGACATGAACCTCACGCTGCACCCGGACGACAGCCGGGAGGCCATCTGCCGCCTCGTGTCGCTCGTGACGGTGCTGTCCATGAACTACCTCTACACCGACCGCTTCTTCGAGGAATGACGCCATGAGCCCGCTCTCCCTGCGCATCGCGGTCCTGCACTACCAGCCCAAGGACGAGCCCGCCGACGTGGTCACGGAACAGGTATCCGCCGCGCTCCGGGACGCGGGACACACGCCCGTGCTCCTGCGCGTCGACGAGAGCATCACGGACCTGGTGAGCCAGGTGGCGCGCAGCGGCGCCGACCTCGTCTTCAACCTGTGCGAGACCTTCGCCGAAGACTACCGGCTGGAGGTGAACGTGGCGGCGGTGCTGGAGCTGGCGCGCATGCCCTTCACGGGCTCGGGGACGGCGGGGCTGCTGCTCGCGCAGGACAAGATCCTCACCAAGCAACTGCTGCAATTCCACGGCGTGCTCACGCCCCGCTTCGCCACCTTCGATGGCACGTCCTTCGAGGCCCATGGCGACCTGTCCTTTCCCCTCATCGTCAAGCCGGCCCGCTCGGACGCGAGCATGGGTCTGGGCGTGGAGCGGGACATGGAGGGCCTGGCGCGCCGGGTGCGCATGATTCGCGAGGAGTACGACGACGAGGCGCTCGCGGAGGAGTTCATCGAGGGCCGCGAGGTGTACGTGGGCGTGCTCGGCGACCACGCGCGGCCCCAGGTGCTGCCCGTGGTGGAGCTCGACTTCGGCACGAAGTGGAGCCGCAAGCGGATGAAGATCGCCGACCGGGAGGTGAAGTTCGGCCCCGAGGGCCCGGGCGAGCCCCATCTCGTGATGCCCCATGACTTGTCGGACGAGCTGCGCGGGCGCATCGAGCGCGCCGCGGTGAGTGCCTTCCGGGCGCTCAAGCTGCGCGACTACGCGCGCATCGACTTCCGCGTGTCCAGCACCACCAACGAGCCCTACCTGCTCGAGGTGAACCCCAATCCCTACCTGGAGGCGAAGTGCGAGGTGGCCATGGGGGCGCGGGAGCTCGGCCTGTCCTACCCCCAGCTCATCCAGCGCATCGTCGAGACGGCGGCGCGGCGCTACGGACTGGACCGGGACAAGCTCCAGTCCGCCCCGGCTCCGGCCGTCGAGCCCGCGCCCCTGGGCTGAAGAACCGGTAGCTCCCTCACTCCTCGTTGACGGGGCGGGGGAGGGGCCTTATAACGGAGTGAACGCTCACTCCATGGTCACTTCCCGCTCACATCGCCGCTCCGCGCAGGACGCCTCGTCGGCCCCCAAGGTGCCGGAGAAGGAGGAGGCCATCCTCGAGGCCATGCAGGCGCTGGTGGCCGAGCACGGGTTCCACGGGACCTCGACGGACATGATTGCCTCGCGAGCGGGCGTGGGCGCCGGCACCATCTACCGCTACTTCGCCACCAAGGACGAGCTCGTCCTGCGCGTCTATGACCGCATCAAGACGCTAGGGGCCTCGTTGGTCTTCCAGGGGGATGCGCCGGGCCAGCCCCTGCGCGAGCGGTTGCACCGCGCGTGGCGCAACACCGCGCGCTCGCAGCTCGCCAACCGCGACGCCTGCTTCTTCCTCGCGCAGTTCTACAACTCGCCCTACGTCAAACAGATACCTCCCGAGACGCTCGATCGCTTCGCCCGGCGCATGGAGGAACTGCTCGCGGAGGCCATTCGCGCCCAGGTGGTGCGCGACATGCCCCCGGCCGTGTTCAATGCCCTCTTCTTCGAGCCGCTCATGAGCCTGGTGCGCAGGCACCACCTCGGTCAGGTGGTGCTCGATGACACCCTCCTCGAGCGCGTCCTCGAGGGCTGCTGGAACGCCATCCGGCTGTAGCCGTCTCTTTTTTTGTCCTTCTTCGGAGTGAGCGCTCACTCCGGAGGCGTCGCGGTCCAACGTGGTCCAAGTCCAACCTGGAGGAAGTCCCATGTCGATGAACGCTGAAACCCACCCTGCCTCGCGCGGCCTGCTCGCCAACAAGATCGCCTTCATCACCGGCGCGGGACGGGGCATCGGAGCTGCCTCCGCGCACCTCTTCGCCCGCGAGGGGGCGTCCGTGATGCTGGCGTCCCGGACCGAGTCGGAGCTGCGCTCGGTGGTCGAGGAGATCCGCGCCGCGGGCGGCACCGCCGACTACGTGGTGGCCGACCTGAGCGACGCCGCCAGCATCCAGAAGGCCGTGCGGGCCGTGGTGGAGCGCTACGGCCGCCTCGACATCGCGTTCAACAACGCGGGCATCGCCACCCCGCCGGGGCCGCTGGTCGACGTGGACGAGCGCCACTTCGATCAGCTCACCGCCGTCAACTACAAGGGCGTCTGGCTGGCCATGCGTGAGGAGATCAAGGCGATCCGCGCCACCTCGCGCACCGGCGCCATCCTCAACAACAGCAGCGTCGGCAGCTTCGCGGGCAACCCCACCCTGGGAGCGTACGGCGCGGCCAAGCGGGCCATCAACAGCCTCACCGAGACCGCGGCCATCGAGTACGGGGCCGAGGGCATCCGGGTCAACGCCATCGCGCCCGGCACCACGATGACCGAGATGATCCAGCGCTGGGTCGACGCGGAGCCCAACATCCTCCAGACGCTCAAGGTCCGCACGCCGCTGGGCCGCGCCGCCCAGCCCCACGAGATCGCCGAGGCGGCCGCGTGGCTGCTCAGTGATCGCGCCTCCTACGTCACCGGGGTGGTCATGCGCGTGGACGGCGGGATGCGCGCGTAGGCGCCGCCGGCTTCGCGGTGGCCGCGTGGAACAGGTCGACCAGCTCGCGCGAGGACTCCTCGAGGTCGACCTTGTCGCCATACGTGATGCGCTGCACCAGCACGCCGTCGATCGCGGACCGGACCGCCACGGCCATGTGGCGGGGAGAGAACCGCCGGAACTCTCCCTCGGCCTGGCCCTGGCGGAAGATGTTCTGCAGGAACTCGAGGCCCGGTTCGTAGGAGCGGGCGTCGAGGACGGGCTTGCCCTGCGGGGTGCGCAGGCCGTTCCAGATCTCCAGCAGTGCGATGGAGTGCGGGCCGTGGGTCCCGATGAACGCGATGCTGCCCTCGATGTAGATGCGCAGCTTGTCACTTGCCCGTGGCTGCTGTTCGACCCGCGGCAGCACCGCCTTCGCCGCCAGAGTGATCACCTCGGCGTAGACCTGCGCGATGAGCTCCTCCTTGCCCGCGAAGTGGTAGGAGATGACGCCCTTGCTGATGCCCGCGCGCTCCGCGATCAGGGCGAGCGAGGCCTGCGCATAGCCATGGGTGGAGATGATGTCGATCGCGCACTGGACGATCTGCGCGCGGCGAGCCTCCTCGAGGAATGAGCTCCGAGGGCCTTTCGAGCGGGTTCCCGATGTCACGGTTGGATGCTGTCACGGCCTCCCGGGTGCATCAAGCCACACGCCTGGTGGGAGCCCGTGCATTTGACCTGATTTGACCGGCTGGCTAAAAATCAGGCCAGTGGGTCAGTTCTTGGGCCGGGTGTTCAAATCTGGGAGACGCTGCATGTTGAAATCAGTCGTGGTCACCGTCGTGATGGCTTGCGTGGCACTCACGGGCTGCGAGAGCCCCACGGCCCCGGACGTCCCGGTGGAACCCGTCGACGGGTGGTTCACCGCCAGCGATGGGGTGAAGCTGCACTACCTGGAGTATGTGGGGCAGGGCACGCCCGTCGTGCTCCTGCACGGCTACATGGGGACGGCGAGCGGGGCGTGGGTGGCTCCGGGCTTCGCACCGGCCCTGGCGGAGCGTCACCGGGTCATCCTGCTCGACCAGCGGGGACATGGTGAGAGTGACAAGCCACATGAGCCCTCGGCATACGGAGAGCGCATGGCCACCGACGTCATCGAGCTCATGGACCATCTGGAGATCGGCCGGGCCCACA
Above is a window of Cystobacter fuscus DNA encoding:
- a CDS encoding ABC transporter substrate-binding protein, whose protein sequence is MRRTPSLLLTALAVLVAACEKKAPPAAPPAATPAEASKPTPSDSTPILVGQVGSLTGSEATFGLSARQGISMALQDANAAGGVKGRPLALRVYDSQGKPEEAAQAAARLISQDHVVVILGEAASSNSMAMADKAQAAGVPMITPTSTNPAVTKKGDYIFRVCFIDPFQGEVMARFAHDHLHLNRVAVLQDNKSAYSVGLSDEFRRKFTELGGSVVATESYSKGDTDFRAQLTTLKKTRPEGLFVPGYYTDMGIIARQARELGLTLPLLGGDGWDSARLFELGGEAIEGSYYSNHYSEENPDPQLQAFIARYKAAYGQVPDSVGALAYDAARLAIDAMKRAPNLSGPALRDAIAATRDFPGVGGNITLDANRDAVKQAVILKVEGGKARFVTALKP
- a CDS encoding D-alanine--D-alanine ligase family protein, producing the protein MSPLSLRIAVLHYQPKDEPADVVTEQVSAALRDAGHTPVLLRVDESITDLVSQVARSGADLVFNLCETFAEDYRLEVNVAAVLELARMPFTGSGTAGLLLAQDKILTKQLLQFHGVLTPRFATFDGTSFEAHGDLSFPLIVKPARSDASMGLGVERDMEGLARRVRMIREEYDDEALAEEFIEGREVYVGVLGDHARPQVLPVVELDFGTKWSRKRMKIADREVKFGPEGPGEPHLVMPHDLSDELRGRIERAAVSAFRALKLRDYARIDFRVSSTTNEPYLLEVNPNPYLEAKCEVAMGARELGLSYPQLIQRIVETAARRYGLDRDKLQSAPAPAVEPAPLG
- a CDS encoding TetR/AcrR family transcriptional regulator encodes the protein MVTSRSHRRSAQDASSAPKVPEKEEAILEAMQALVAEHGFHGTSTDMIASRAGVGAGTIYRYFATKDELVLRVYDRIKTLGASLVFQGDAPGQPLRERLHRAWRNTARSQLANRDACFFLAQFYNSPYVKQIPPETLDRFARRMEELLAEAIRAQVVRDMPPAVFNALFFEPLMSLVRRHHLGQVVLDDTLLERVLEGCWNAIRL
- a CDS encoding endonuclease I family protein, producing MMLRSTTAPLRSSPVFPAAASESLRPAPPAVSARPLHATLDSFQPTARRGLPSLGTDTTGSTPSPTTPSPYDGLKDKALIQALHDASAQHKDLGYNQARKIIFTTLDNHDGQVTCVYTGREVTTDKIPSANDMNTEHTWPQSKGATGPAKSDLHHLFPTDSKANSIRSSYPFGEVKEVKWSQNGAKFGKDAKGNTVFEPPDAHKGNVARALFYFSTVYGKPIPAGDEAVLKQWNHLDRVDAAELARNTAIESYQGNRNPFVDDALLADRIADF
- a CDS encoding SDR family NAD(P)-dependent oxidoreductase, which codes for MSMNAETHPASRGLLANKIAFITGAGRGIGAASAHLFAREGASVMLASRTESELRSVVEEIRAAGGTADYVVADLSDAASIQKAVRAVVERYGRLDIAFNNAGIATPPGPLVDVDERHFDQLTAVNYKGVWLAMREEIKAIRATSRTGAILNNSSVGSFAGNPTLGAYGAAKRAINSLTETAAIEYGAEGIRVNAIAPGTTMTEMIQRWVDAEPNILQTLKVRTPLGRAAQPHEIAEAAAWLLSDRASYVTGVVMRVDGGMRA
- a CDS encoding TetR/AcrR family transcriptional regulator, translated to MTSGTRSKGPRSSFLEEARRAQIVQCAIDIISTHGYAQASLALIAERAGISKGVISYHFAGKEELIAQVYAEVITLAAKAVLPRVEQQPRASDKLRIYIEGSIAFIGTHGPHSIALLEIWNGLRTPQGKPVLDARSYEPGLEFLQNIFRQGQAEGEFRRFSPRHMAVAVRSAIDGVLVQRITYGDKVDLEESSRELVDLFHAATAKPAAPTRASRRPRA
- a CDS encoding putative zinc-binding metallopeptidase, translated to MMPPVQTDLMREKHSTEHGEGRGRLSPQREALLQARIKDLSLRLAGTPLERHIAQLHAELEARGISFKPQCYLSDEWGCPSGVPVIGLPFYLADPNLLSIEADLGGGAESEAEILMYLRHEAGHAFNYAYRLYESEEWLRVFGDYSRPYRDDYKPQPFSRRYVTHISGWYAQKHPDEDFAETFAVWLTPGSDWARRYQGWGALRKLQYVDETVKRLGRTEPLVRLNTPDFTTEEMEGTVLDHYRQRELDEKVDVELRNAFDQSLEDIFEGPGEAPVRAETLVRAERQRLMALVSQYSGVGRGVVRALVDHLLERTSDMNLTLHPDDSREAICRLVSLVTVLSMNYLYTDRFFEE